In Flavobacterium cerinum, one genomic interval encodes:
- a CDS encoding (Fe-S)-binding protein, with the protein MSANLVVPTMAEMMAEGKQPEVLFWVGCSGSFDDRAKKITKAFVKILNQANVSFAVLGTEESCTGDPAKRAGNEFLFQMQAMMNIEVMNAYEVKKVVTACPHCFNTIKNEYPELGGSYEVVHHTQFLKSLLDDGRLTIEGGQFKGKKITFHDPCYLGRANNVYEAPRDLIQKLDAELVEMKRSRANGLCCGAGGAQMFKEPEKGNKDINVERTEDALETQPEIIAAGCPFCNTMLTDGVKFKEKEHEIKVMDVAELIANAKDL; encoded by the coding sequence ATGTCAGCAAATTTAGTAGTTCCTACAATGGCCGAAATGATGGCCGAAGGAAAGCAGCCGGAAGTCCTGTTTTGGGTTGGCTGTTCGGGAAGTTTTGACGATAGAGCGAAAAAAATAACCAAAGCGTTTGTAAAGATATTAAACCAGGCCAACGTTTCTTTTGCTGTTTTAGGAACAGAAGAAAGTTGTACCGGTGATCCGGCAAAAAGAGCAGGAAACGAATTCCTGTTTCAGATGCAGGCCATGATGAATATTGAAGTAATGAATGCTTACGAAGTAAAAAAAGTAGTAACAGCATGTCCGCATTGTTTCAATACCATCAAAAATGAATACCCGGAATTAGGAGGAAGCTATGAAGTAGTACACCATACCCAATTCCTGAAATCATTGTTAGATGACGGACGTTTAACCATTGAAGGAGGGCAGTTTAAAGGGAAGAAAATCACATTCCATGATCCGTGTTATTTAGGACGTGCGAATAATGTTTACGAAGCACCTCGTGACCTGATTCAGAAACTGGACGCCGAATTAGTAGAAATGAAACGTTCCCGTGCTAACGGATTATGTTGCGGAGCCGGTGGTGCGCAGATGTTTAAAGAACCTGAAAAAGGAAATAAAGATATAAATGTAGAGCGTACGGAAGATGCGCTGGAAACACAACCGGAAATTATAGCGGCCGGTTGCCCGTTCTGTAATACCATGTTAACCGATGGCGTGAAGTTTAAGGAAAAAGAACATGAAATTAAAGTAATGGACGTGGCAGAATTAATCGCTAATGCCAAAGATTTATAA
- a CDS encoding RidA family protein produces MKKIIFTDKAPAPIGPYNQAVLVNDRTLYTSGQIALDPQTGELITSSIEVETKQVMENMKAVLEAADMTFENVVKTTIFISDMNDFAKINGVYGAYFNEKTAPARETVQVACLPKNVNVEISMIAEK; encoded by the coding sequence ATGAAAAAGATAATTTTTACGGATAAAGCTCCGGCTCCGATCGGACCTTATAATCAGGCAGTATTAGTAAACGACCGTACTTTATACACTTCCGGTCAAATTGCACTGGATCCGCAAACCGGCGAATTGATTACTTCTTCAATCGAAGTAGAAACCAAGCAGGTAATGGAAAACATGAAAGCCGTATTAGAAGCTGCTGATATGACATTTGAAAACGTGGTTAAAACGACTATTTTCATCAGCGACATGAATGATTTTGCTAAAATAAACGGTGTTTACGGTGCTTATTTTAACGAAAAAACCGCTCCGGCACGCGAAACGGTTCAAGTGGCTTGTTTGCCAAAAAACGTTAATGTGGAAATCTCTATGATAGCTGAGAAATAG
- a CDS encoding putative LPS assembly protein LptD, translated as MRTNLFHIVLLSFFLLVGKHEIYSQENKVPTKKIPTEKQKDSLHLNPESVKNLTNETKNDTVKKKKSSIDGIVKRKAKDYEKIDQKKKQLTLYNEAELYYKDIELKSGIIVLDYEKDEVYAGRIKDSLGNYTQFPYFKQGQNVVEPDSMRFNFKTKKAKVWNSRTEQSDFRIKAEISKRENDSVYFMKNARFTTSKNIDDPEYYFLARKIKFVPGKKVVVGLTNMVIADVPTPLGLPFGYFPMSERAASGFIIPSFGDTQNRGYFLQNGGYYFALSDYYDLAVLGDYYTNGSYALRFESSYAKRYAFNGRVNIRFENQIQSERGFPDYSKRREYNIQWSHTQDAKASPNSRFSASVNMGSSQYFRNTLNMLNVGSSLNNNMSSSVSYSQTLQTIPQVNFSVTATHSQNTNTQAIDMTLPTFQASVDRIFPFAKRDELKKGIFKNINLQYNLRAENKIHTTDSLFFTSKMFNDAKTGFQHTIPISTNFKVFKYFSVTAGTNYTEVWQLKTIDKEFDASQNKVVTNDVNGFDAYRTYNFSSNIGTTIYGTFNFGDDKKIQAIRHVMRPSVTYSYTPSFDKYYDTYALDATGATRADYSRFENGVFGAPTRNIANNVGFTLSNTFEAKVRDKDETKTEAKKVMLLNNLNFGTSYNMAADSLAWAPIMVSGGTQFFNNKMNVNFGTTLDLYAIDNAGRKINTFNIDNGGSLFRMTSANITINYSLSSSDFGPTSDKDSKANDQNVMNGGRGDDLFGRSTDLSDNRQSLFKEKDDDGKDKFKGFYQLDLPWDLQFAYSLTYGNATRENQIVTNSLMVSGNIDLTPQWKVGVSTGYDFVRKGVTFTQFRFERDLLSWRMSFNWVPFGTYSYWGFFIGIRSSVLSDIKWDKRSLPDRRLR; from the coding sequence TTGCGTACAAACTTATTTCATATCGTTTTATTGTCATTTTTTCTTCTCGTAGGAAAACATGAAATCTATTCTCAGGAAAACAAAGTCCCAACTAAAAAGATACCCACTGAAAAACAGAAAGATAGTCTTCATTTAAACCCGGAAAGCGTTAAAAACTTAACGAACGAAACCAAAAATGATACTGTCAAAAAAAAGAAGTCTTCCATAGACGGTATTGTTAAGCGTAAAGCAAAAGACTACGAAAAAATAGATCAGAAAAAGAAACAGCTGACTTTATATAACGAAGCCGAATTATACTATAAAGATATCGAATTAAAGTCCGGAATTATCGTTTTAGACTACGAAAAAGACGAAGTTTATGCCGGAAGGATTAAAGATAGCCTGGGTAATTACACGCAATTTCCTTATTTTAAGCAAGGGCAAAATGTAGTAGAACCCGATTCTATGCGTTTTAACTTTAAGACCAAAAAAGCAAAAGTCTGGAATTCCAGAACCGAACAAAGTGATTTCCGAATCAAAGCGGAAATTTCCAAAAGAGAAAACGATTCGGTGTATTTTATGAAGAATGCCCGTTTTACTACCTCAAAAAATATCGACGATCCGGAATATTATTTCCTGGCTCGTAAAATCAAATTTGTTCCCGGAAAAAAAGTAGTAGTCGGTCTGACCAATATGGTTATTGCCGATGTTCCGACACCGCTTGGATTGCCTTTCGGTTATTTCCCGATGAGTGAACGGGCAGCATCCGGTTTTATAATCCCTTCATTCGGAGACACTCAGAACCGGGGTTATTTCCTTCAGAACGGTGGTTATTACTTTGCATTAAGCGATTATTATGATCTTGCCGTTTTAGGTGATTATTATACCAACGGAAGTTATGCGCTTCGTTTTGAAAGCAGCTATGCCAAACGTTATGCTTTTAACGGTCGTGTTAATATCCGTTTTGAAAATCAGATTCAAAGTGAAAGAGGCTTCCCGGATTATAGTAAGAGGCGCGAATACAATATTCAATGGTCGCATACACAAGATGCTAAAGCCAGTCCGAATTCCCGCTTCTCGGCTTCCGTTAATATGGGTAGTAGCCAATATTTCCGAAACACATTGAACATGCTTAATGTGGGTTCTTCACTGAACAACAACATGAGTTCATCCGTATCCTATTCGCAAACCCTGCAAACTATTCCGCAGGTTAATTTTTCGGTTACGGCAACGCATTCTCAAAATACCAATACGCAAGCGATTGACATGACACTTCCCACTTTCCAGGCGAGTGTTGACCGTATTTTCCCGTTTGCCAAAAGAGACGAACTTAAAAAAGGAATTTTTAAAAACATCAACTTACAGTATAACCTGAGAGCCGAAAACAAGATTCACACTACTGATTCCCTGTTTTTTACTTCCAAAATGTTTAATGATGCCAAAACCGGTTTTCAACATACCATTCCGATCAGTACGAACTTCAAAGTATTTAAATATTTCAGTGTAACTGCCGGAACGAACTATACCGAAGTGTGGCAATTAAAAACAATTGATAAAGAATTTGACGCTTCTCAAAATAAAGTAGTCACTAACGATGTTAACGGTTTTGACGCTTACCGTACCTATAATTTCTCTTCCAATATCGGAACAACCATTTACGGTACATTTAATTTCGGAGATGATAAAAAAATTCAGGCCATCCGACACGTAATGCGACCAAGTGTAACGTACTCCTACACCCCTAGTTTTGACAAATATTACGATACCTATGCTCTTGATGCTACGGGTGCGACACGTGCTGATTATTCCCGTTTTGAAAACGGTGTTTTCGGAGCACCGACAAGGAACATAGCAAACAATGTTGGTTTTACTCTAAGTAACACCTTCGAAGCCAAAGTACGCGACAAAGACGAAACCAAAACAGAAGCTAAAAAAGTAATGCTGTTAAACAACCTGAACTTTGGTACAAGTTATAATATGGCGGCCGATTCATTAGCCTGGGCTCCGATAATGGTTTCCGGAGGAACTCAGTTCTTTAACAATAAAATGAATGTTAACTTCGGTACTACACTGGATCTTTATGCAATTGATAATGCCGGAAGAAAAATCAATACTTTTAATATTGATAACGGCGGTAGCTTATTCCGTATGACAAGTGCCAATATTACCATCAATTACAGTTTATCCAGTAGTGATTTCGGACCTACTTCAGACAAAGATTCCAAGGCGAATGATCAAAATGTAATGAATGGTGGTCGCGGAGATGATTTATTCGGTCGTTCAACTGACCTTAGCGATAACCGACAAAGTCTGTTTAAAGAGAAAGACGATGACGGAAAAGACAAATTTAAAGGCTTTTACCAACTTGATTTACCATGGGATTTGCAATTTGCCTATTCCCTGACCTACGGAAATGCTACTCGTGAAAATCAAATTGTAACCAATTCCCTGATGGTATCCGGAAATATCGATTTAACACCACAATGGAAAGTCGGGGTTTCTACCGGATATGATTTTGTTCGTAAGGGCGTTACATTTACCCAGTTCCGTTTTGAAAGAGACCTTTTAAGCTGGAGAATGAGTTTTAACTGGGTACCGTTTGGAACCTACTCCTATTGGGGCTTCTTTATCGGAATCCGTTCTTCTGTCTTAAGCGATATCAAATGGGATAAACGTAGTCTTCCGGATCGTCGTTTACGATAG
- a CDS encoding ABC transporter ATPase, which yields MYVPFDTMPEESRIWIYQANRKLTDEELQEIEAALENFVSNWAAHGTGLEASFITRYNRFIILAVNQEIHAASGCSIDASVQFIQDLEKKYEIDLLDKMNVTFRLGEFIAHKPLIEFKKMAKEKAVSGNTVVFNNLVNTIGEWKEFWEVPANESWHSRFF from the coding sequence ATGTACGTACCTTTTGATACCATGCCCGAAGAATCCCGTATTTGGATTTATCAGGCCAACCGAAAATTAACTGACGAAGAGCTTCAGGAAATTGAAGCCGCTTTAGAAAACTTTGTATCAAATTGGGCAGCTCACGGAACAGGATTAGAGGCATCGTTTATAACCCGTTATAACCGCTTTATCATATTAGCGGTGAATCAGGAAATACATGCCGCCTCAGGTTGTTCGATCGACGCTTCGGTTCAGTTTATTCAGGATTTGGAGAAAAAATATGAGATTGACCTCCTGGATAAAATGAATGTAACTTTCCGATTAGGTGAGTTTATCGCTCATAAGCCTTTGATTGAGTTTAAGAAGATGGCTAAAGAAAAAGCCGTGTCCGGAAATACCGTTGTTTTCAATAATTTAGTGAATACAATCGGTGAATGGAAGGAGTTTTGGGAAGTTCCGGCAAATGAAAGCTGGCACAGTCGCTTCTTTTAA
- a CDS encoding methylglyoxal synthase → MEIAVIAHDGMKADLVQFLNEHKAFLKSEGISLVATGTTGSKAENAGFKVIKMLSGPLGGDAQIAARVAEGKCNMVLFFKDPLAKHPHEPDINMLMRVCDVHNVPLATNQATAELLIKAISQLS, encoded by the coding sequence ATGGAGATAGCAGTAATTGCTCATGATGGTATGAAAGCCGATCTGGTTCAGTTTTTAAACGAACACAAAGCCTTTTTAAAGTCGGAAGGAATTTCGCTTGTCGCAACCGGAACAACCGGAAGCAAAGCTGAAAATGCAGGATTTAAGGTTATAAAAATGTTATCCGGTCCTTTAGGAGGTGATGCTCAGATAGCAGCGCGTGTAGCGGAAGGGAAATGTAATATGGTTTTGTTTTTTAAAGATCCTTTAGCAAAACACCCTCATGAACCGGATATTAACATGCTCATGAGGGTGTGTGATGTTCATAATGTGCCGTTAGCAACGAATCAGGCTACGGCCGAATTATTGATAAAGGCTATTTCTCAGCTATCATAG
- a CDS encoding N-acetylmuramoyl-L-alanine amidase family protein: MRGNIQFNFIRSIFLLLFFQAAFAQNNTKFKVVLDPGHGGNDFGAVYHGYVEKNNALNVALKVGKILEKDPNIQVIYTRKTDVFIELDERANIANRNDANIFVSIHCNANKNLAASGTETYVMGVTRNASNLEVAKKENAVVTMESDYKMKYDGYDPNSPESLIGMTLLQEEYIEQSIDLAARIQDGFENGLNRKSRGVKQAGFLVLRKIYMPRVLIEMGFVSNKEEGAYLSSDSGQDDLAKAIADAIAGYKKEYFVPGVSVGRDERPTPSKTVEKEKETKVVKVDTTKVTKEVKKEIKPVTSNKGVVFKVQISASGKKLDLTPSNFKGLNNISMEEDKTIIKYYYGQVKEHAEAKELLAEAKEKGFTSAFIVAFKDGKKISIQEALK, encoded by the coding sequence ATGAGAGGGAACATCCAGTTTAATTTTATACGATCAATTTTTTTACTATTGTTTTTTCAGGCTGCTTTTGCTCAAAATAACACCAAATTTAAAGTTGTTTTAGATCCCGGACACGGAGGAAATGACTTCGGTGCGGTTTATCATGGTTATGTCGAAAAAAATAATGCCCTTAACGTTGCCTTAAAAGTAGGTAAAATTTTAGAAAAAGATCCGAATATCCAGGTAATTTATACTCGTAAGACCGATGTATTTATTGAATTGGATGAAAGAGCCAATATCGCAAACCGAAATGATGCGAATATTTTTGTTTCGATTCACTGTAATGCAAACAAAAATCTGGCAGCCTCCGGAACCGAAACTTATGTAATGGGGGTAACGCGTAATGCATCCAACTTAGAAGTAGCGAAAAAAGAGAATGCCGTGGTTACGATGGAGAGCGACTATAAAATGAAATACGACGGATATGATCCGAATTCTCCGGAATCGTTAATCGGAATGACTTTATTACAGGAAGAATACATCGAGCAAAGTATTGATTTGGCAGCGCGTATTCAGGATGGATTTGAAAACGGACTGAACCGAAAAAGCCGTGGTGTAAAACAAGCGGGATTCCTGGTATTACGTAAAATTTACATGCCGCGCGTACTGATCGAAATGGGATTCGTTTCCAATAAAGAAGAAGGAGCTTATTTAAGTTCAGATAGCGGACAAGATGATTTGGCTAAAGCGATAGCCGATGCGATTGCAGGATATAAGAAAGAATATTTCGTACCGGGTGTTTCCGTAGGAAGAGATGAAAGACCGACGCCTTCCAAAACGGTAGAAAAAGAAAAAGAGACGAAAGTAGTGAAAGTCGATACGACCAAAGTTACTAAAGAAGTGAAAAAAGAAATCAAACCGGTAACGTCTAATAAAGGAGTTGTTTTTAAAGTACAGATTTCGGCCAGCGGCAAAAAACTGGATCTGACACCAAGTAACTTTAAAGGCCTGAATAACATTTCGATGGAAGAAGATAAGACCATTATTAAATATTACTACGGTCAGGTAAAAGAACATGCAGAAGCCAAAGAACTTTTAGCAGAAGCCAAAGAAAAAGGATTTACATCCGCCTTTATTGTAGCATTTAAAGACGGTAAAAAGATCAGTATCCAGGAAGCATTGAAATAA
- a CDS encoding BadF/BadG/BcrA/BcrD ATPase family protein translates to MRLVVDSGSTKADWIALDDNGSIQFTATTLGLNPEVLEKKEVLERIAERFDIAHNKDKVTHLFFYGAGCGTDRMKNFLSDVFREYFSNAEVVVHEDTYAAVYATTPRGEEAIVCILGTGSNCSYFDGKELHQKVQSLGYIAMDDCSGNQFGRHLIRAYYFGTMPEELAKQFEQEYDLDPDAIKHNFYKVPNPNAYLATFAKFLIQHKDHPFIHEIVVKDMQFFVDHYIKQYDNCTEIPVHFIGSIAYYLKDKLDVILSENGLKLGNVYRKPIDGLINYHTV, encoded by the coding sequence ATGAGATTAGTAGTAGATAGTGGCTCTACAAAAGCCGACTGGATTGCTCTGGATGATAACGGCAGCATACAGTTTACAGCAACAACTTTGGGATTGAATCCGGAAGTATTGGAAAAAAAAGAAGTGTTGGAGCGAATTGCAGAACGTTTTGATATTGCTCATAATAAAGACAAGGTAACCCATTTGTTTTTTTACGGAGCAGGTTGCGGAACAGATCGAATGAAGAATTTCCTGTCGGATGTTTTCCGGGAGTATTTTTCAAATGCTGAAGTGGTGGTTCATGAAGATACTTATGCGGCGGTTTATGCCACAACACCGCGAGGAGAAGAAGCAATCGTGTGTATTCTGGGAACAGGATCGAATTGTAGTTATTTTGACGGAAAAGAATTGCATCAGAAAGTACAGTCACTGGGCTATATAGCAATGGATGATTGCAGCGGAAATCAATTCGGGCGCCATTTGATTCGGGCGTATTATTTCGGAACGATGCCGGAAGAACTGGCAAAACAATTTGAACAGGAGTATGATTTAGATCCGGATGCGATTAAACATAACTTTTATAAAGTTCCGAATCCGAATGCTTATCTGGCAACATTCGCTAAATTCCTGATTCAGCATAAAGACCATCCGTTTATTCATGAAATTGTAGTAAAAGACATGCAGTTTTTTGTAGATCATTATATCAAACAGTACGATAATTGTACCGAAATACCGGTGCATTTTATCGGATCGATAGCTTATTATTTAAAAGATAAACTCGATGTTATTTTGTCTGAAAACGGACTGAAATTGGGAAATGTATATCGCAAACCAATCGACGGATTAATTAATTATCACACAGTATAA
- a CDS encoding MlaD family protein, with product MKITREVKTAILVITSILVCLWGYSFLKGKNLFDSNRKFYVVYDNVEGLSPSAAVTINGLVVGKIAAIEIQPGTGKLLVEMQIKNDFAISKSSVASIYEPGFIGGKQIAILPDFKDTNLAQSGDYLKADVKQGLTAKLEDKLAPIQEKLTKVLESTDVLLNNINNVMDAQTQANLKNTLAELNKTMTNFSAASVNVNHLLADNKGKLDHTITNIDKVSTNFAKMSDSLAKANIGKTVKNLETTLANVDKIMNDLQAGKGSMGKLLKDDAMYKNLAGASKQLELLLGDMKLNPKRYVHFSLFGKKAAPYVAPEEEKTTTEPKQ from the coding sequence TTGAAAATAACTAGAGAAGTAAAAACAGCAATTTTAGTCATTACCTCTATATTGGTATGTTTATGGGGTTATAGTTTCCTTAAAGGAAAAAATCTTTTTGATTCCAATCGTAAATTTTATGTTGTATATGATAACGTAGAAGGTTTGTCTCCTTCTGCGGCTGTAACTATAAACGGACTGGTGGTAGGTAAAATAGCAGCTATCGAAATCCAGCCGGGAACCGGTAAATTACTGGTGGAAATGCAAATTAAAAACGATTTTGCTATTTCAAAATCAAGCGTGGCGAGTATTTATGAACCGGGCTTTATCGGAGGAAAACAAATTGCGATTCTTCCTGATTTTAAAGATACCAATCTGGCACAATCCGGCGATTATTTAAAAGCCGATGTAAAACAGGGGTTAACCGCGAAATTGGAAGATAAACTGGCTCCGATTCAGGAAAAACTAACTAAAGTATTGGAAAGCACAGATGTTTTGCTGAACAATATTAACAATGTAATGGATGCGCAAACACAAGCGAACCTGAAAAATACGTTGGCTGAGTTAAATAAAACGATGACCAATTTCAGTGCGGCTTCTGTAAATGTAAACCACTTGTTAGCTGATAATAAAGGAAAACTGGATCATACAATCACGAATATCGATAAGGTATCAACCAATTTTGCAAAAATGTCAGATTCTTTGGCTAAAGCCAACATCGGTAAAACGGTGAAAAATCTGGAGACAACATTGGCCAATGTGGATAAAATCATGAACGATTTACAAGCCGGAAAAGGATCAATGGGTAAATTGCTGAAAGATGATGCCATGTATAAAAATCTGGCAGGAGCTTCCAAACAACTGGAATTGCTGTTAGGGGATATGAAACTAAACCCGAAACGTTATGTACATTTCTCTTTATTCGGAAAAAAAGCAGCTCCTTATGTGGCACCGGAAGAAGAGAAAACAACAACAGAACCAAAACAATAA
- a CDS encoding (Fe-S)-binding protein, whose amino-acid sequence MSYLDNILFAIILVLGIGYFVRNVKKLIRNIKLGQDVDRTDNPKERWRNMAMIALGQSKMVKRPVAGILHIIVYLGFIIINIEVLEILIDGLFGTHRVFSFMGGLYNVLIGSFEVLAFMVIVAIATFWIRRNIIKLKRFISNDLKGWPKSDANNILYFETVLMVLFLVLNASDLHLQTLGVSHYHQAGAFPVSQFIAPVFNGMSVSAVVLIERASWWLHIVGILVFLNYLYYSKHLHILLAFPNTYFANLKPQGQFDNLESVTKEVKLMMDPNADPFAAPPAGEEPVHSKFGASDVQDLNWVQLLNAYTCTECGRCTSSCPANQTGKKLSPRKIMMDTRDRIDEVGKNIDANQGVFVPDGKSLLNDYITTEELWACTSCNACVEECPVNISPLSIIMDMRRYLVMEQSAAPMELNNMMTNIENNGAPWQYNQMDRLNWKDEN is encoded by the coding sequence ATGAGTTATTTAGACAATATACTGTTTGCCATTATCCTTGTTTTAGGAATCGGCTATTTCGTAAGAAATGTAAAGAAGCTGATCCGTAACATTAAATTAGGACAAGATGTAGATCGTACGGATAATCCGAAAGAAAGATGGCGAAATATGGCTATGATTGCTTTAGGACAATCTAAAATGGTAAAAAGACCGGTTGCCGGTATATTACACATCATAGTCTATTTAGGATTCATCATTATCAATATTGAAGTATTGGAAATCCTGATTGACGGTTTGTTCGGTACACACAGAGTTTTCTCCTTTATGGGCGGACTTTATAATGTATTGATCGGATCTTTCGAAGTTTTGGCCTTTATGGTAATTGTAGCAATTGCAACATTCTGGATTCGAAGAAATATCATCAAATTAAAACGTTTTATCAGTAACGATTTAAAAGGATGGCCAAAAAGTGATGCCAACAACATTCTATACTTTGAAACGGTATTAATGGTTTTATTCCTGGTTTTAAATGCATCCGATTTGCATTTACAAACATTAGGTGTAAGTCATTATCATCAGGCGGGTGCTTTTCCGGTTTCTCAGTTTATCGCACCGGTTTTTAACGGAATGTCAGTAAGCGCAGTCGTGTTAATCGAAAGAGCTTCTTGGTGGTTACATATCGTGGGTATCCTTGTATTCCTGAATTACTTATACTATTCAAAACATTTACATATCCTTTTAGCTTTCCCGAATACTTATTTTGCCAATCTGAAACCGCAAGGTCAGTTTGATAATTTAGAATCGGTAACAAAAGAGGTAAAATTAATGATGGATCCTAATGCCGATCCGTTTGCTGCACCACCGGCAGGAGAAGAGCCGGTACATTCCAAATTCGGAGCCAGTGATGTGCAGGATTTGAATTGGGTTCAGTTGCTAAATGCCTACACTTGTACGGAATGCGGACGTTGTACGTCATCATGTCCGGCCAATCAAACCGGTAAAAAACTGTCACCGAGAAAAATTATGATGGATACCCGTGATCGTATTGACGAAGTAGGGAAAAATATCGATGCTAATCAAGGTGTATTTGTTCCGGATGGTAAATCGTTGTTAAACGACTATATTACAACAGAAGAACTTTGGGCATGTACATCATGTAACGCTTGTGTGGAAGAATGTCCGGTAAATATCAGTCCGCTTTCCATTATTATGGATATGAGAAGATATTTGGTGATGGAACAAAGTGCCGCTCCGATGGAATTGAACAACATGATGACTAACATCGAAAACAACGGAGCACCATGGCAGTATAACCAGATGGACCGTTTAAACTGGAAAGACGAAAACTAA